Part of the Rhodococcus sp. OK302 genome is shown below.
CACGTCGATGGTGCGAATTCCCTGCTCGTCCATCTGTTGTACGCAACTCGAGATGTATTCAACCTGAGCCTCGATGGTGACGACCTGCGAGGTGTACACCACCGAGTTGGGTCCGAGGATCATGAAGAAGTTGGGAAAACCGTTGATCGTCGTACCCAGGAAAGCCTCGGCGCTGCCGTTCCACGCCTCGGCGATGCTGCGCCCGTCGCGGCCCTTGATGATGCCGAACGACGGGTTGTCGCCCATCTTGAAACCGGTTCCCATGATGATGGTGTCGACTTCGTGGAGTGCGCCGTCGGCGGTGACGATTCCGTTCGAACGAACTTCCGTGATGCCGTCGGTTACGACATCGACATTGCTTGAAGCCAGCGCGGGATAGTAGGCATTGGAGAAGGTCGGACGCTTGCATCCGAATGTGAACTGGGGGAGTAGCTTTGCGCGCAATTGGGGATCGCGGACTTGACGACGCAGATGTGCGCGGCCCAGGGCGCCCAAACCTTTCAGCAAAGCAGGTTTGTACACGAACCCCGGAACCATGGCTTCTTGCAACAGATCGAGGCTTTTCCGAGCGATGCGCTGGGCAGCCGGTACGCGCTCGAACAGGGTGCTGGGCCAACCGGTCATCGGCTGATCGGGATGAGGCAGGATCCACGTGGGTGTTCGCTGGAAGACGGTTAACGCCTGGGCGATCGGTTGTAGCCGCGGAATGATCTGAACTGCCGAAGCGCCCGTGCCTACTACGGCGATGCGTTCACCGTTCAAATCATGGTCGTGGTTCCAGTCTGCGGTGTGGAATACCTGGCCCTCGAAGGAATCGAGTCCCGGCAAGTTCGGCACGGCCGGCGCACTGAAAGGGCCGGTAGCGCCAACCAGGAACTGAGCTTCCCAGATGCAATCCTCAGTGTGTACCCGCCAGAGTTGTTTGTCTTCGTCCCACGACGCGTCCGTGACCTCCTGGCCGCAGTGCAGTCGATCTTCGAGACCGAATTTCCGCACACAATCGCGGA
Proteins encoded:
- a CDS encoding flavin-containing monooxygenase — encoded protein: MVEIDTTSKQATPRDDSRTRRTRVVVIGAGFGGIGTAVRLTQAGIDDFVILERAQEPGGTWQVNTYPGAQCDIPSILYSFSFAPNPNWTRLYPLQPEIYDYLRDCVRKFGLEDRLHCGQEVTDASWDEDKQLWRVHTEDCIWEAQFLVGATGPFSAPAVPNLPGLDSFEGQVFHTADWNHDHDLNGERIAVVGTGASAVQIIPRLQPIAQALTVFQRTPTWILPHPDQPMTGWPSTLFERVPAAQRIARKSLDLLQEAMVPGFVYKPALLKGLGALGRAHLRRQVRDPQLRAKLLPQFTFGCKRPTFSNAYYPALASSNVDVVTDGITEVRSNGIVTADGALHEVDTIIMGTGFKMGDNPSFGIIKGRDGRSIAEAWNGSAEAFLGTTINGFPNFFMILGPNSVVYTSQVVTIEAQVEYISSCVQQMDEQGIRTIDVRADVQQQFVDETDRRLATSVWNTGGCSSYYLVDGGRNFTFYGGFNRSFRARTRRADLTHYERRWPVVEATGNFDAASEATGNVDAASEATGNFRESVRSQ